A section of the Salmo salar chromosome ssa05, Ssal_v3.1, whole genome shotgun sequence genome encodes:
- the LOC106575617 gene encoding uncharacterized protein, with the protein MAKSTGNSLSIITWNTCGVKPTKRSPNKLIDIMNYGKKQNTDIIFLQETHIGPKCYRKLKQHGWEEMERHWTSYFTVYSPNSKGVAILVNRELKSHYKYICHDEDYAGGYIVLFCQMYGQLFTLVNVYNHKEDKQVLGRLSQYLQEMKIGTLVIGGDFNTVLDLDFDKRTASEHRRHTSLRPLLQSFISSLNLQDTWARLHPTEEAFTRSRSTSHSRLDMFFMPQNKAHHALTCKIHQPNVISDHNPVSLRVQVECTISQVIPRKLSQIGDSETTRRQGKISGAEVLVAIKSLTDSGSDDCTRSTLYDSRSDDSRQSPPCELDDSRLDLTPCDSRLDNLMEIERLKHYYNEVLAEGMKNKKIPKGFNREYKIFATILANRLQMYLEPLLHEKIKIPLSPHCTVTLVLNGKSQINWKFLSIAIKSIKPIPLQNIPKEDTILRKVLSQDLAILRKLLISVEHSCVHKKHLHHDCPLTPALLSLSLKYMEDKISSVIPNVTTRISYQRRSLKIYIDNLGVPSLQDYLAHIREQSGIEMNLLWTEPHSASGTPFRQRNP; encoded by the coding sequence ATGGCAAAATCTACAGGAAATAGTCTCTCTATCATCACCTGGAACACTTGTGGTGTTAAACCAACAAaacgcagcccaaataaattgaTTGATATAATGAACTATGGCAAGAAACAGAATACTGACATAATCTTCCTTCAAGAAACTCACATTGGACCTAAATGCTATAGAAAACTGAAACAACATGGATGGGAAGAGATGGAAAGACATTGGACCTCTTACTTTACAGTTTACTCTCCGAATAGCAAAGGAGTGGCCATACTGGTGAATAGAGAACTAAAATCACACTATAAGTACATCTGCCATGATGAAGATTACGCTGGTGGCTACATTGTGCTGTTCTGTCAGATGTATGGTCAACTCTTCACGCTCGTGAACGTGTACAATCATAAAGAAGACAAGCAAGTACTGGGGAGGCTGTCTCAGTATCTTCAGGAGATGAAGATCGGAACTTTAGTGATTGGGGGGGATTTCAACACAGTTTTGGACCTTGACTTTGACAAGCGTACAGCATCTGAACATAGACGGCACACATCCCTACGACCTCTCCTGCAAAGTTTCATTTCCTCACTGAACCTCCAAGACACATGGGCAAGACTACACCCAACAGAAGAAGCCTTCACTCGTTCTCGGAGCACCAGCCACTCCCGGTTAGATATGTTCTTCATGCCACAGAATAAAGCACACCATGCTCTAACATGTAAGATTCACCAACCTAATGTGATTTCAGATCACAATCCTGTGTCTCTGAGAGTACAAGTAGAATGTACAATATCACAGGTTATTCCCAGAAAACTGAGCCAGATAGGAGACAGTGAAACAACAAGAAGGCAAGGAAAAATCAGTGGAGCTGAAGTCCTAGTGGCGATAAAATCCCTGACTGACTCAGGGTCGGATGACTGTACACGATCAACACTATATGATTCAAGGTCAGATGACTCCAGACAATCACCACCATGTGAATTAGATGATTCAAGATTAGATTTAACACCATGTGATTCAAGGTTAGATAACCTTATGGAAATAGAAAGATTAAAACACTATTATAATGAAGTACTCGCAGAGGGAATGAAAAATAAGAAAATCCCTAAAGGATTCAACAGAGAGTACAAAATATTTGCAACAATACTTGCCAACCGCCTGCAGATGTACTTGGAACCCTTATTACATGAAAAGATCAAGATACCCCTGAGTCCGCACTGCACTGTTACTTTGGTCCTTAATGGCAAATCACAGATCAATTGGAAGTTCTTAAGCATTGCAATTAAATCAATAAAGCCAATCCCACTACAAAATATTCCCAAAGAGGACACCATTTTGAGGAAAGTGCTTTCCCAGGACTTGGCTATCTTGCGGAAGTTGCTTATAAGTGTTGAACATTCCTGTGTTCATAAGAAACACCTACATCATGACTGTCCCCTCACCCCAGCCCTACTCAGCCTGAGTCTCAAATACATGGAGGACAAGATTTCCAGTGTCATCCCCAATGTCACCACTAGAATCAGCTACCAAAGAAGGAGTCTTAAGATCTACATAGACAATCTGGGAGTACCCTCTTTGCAGGACTATCTTGCCCACATCAGAGAGCAGTCTGGGATTGAAATGAACCTGTTGTGGACAGAACCCcattccgccagcggaaccccattccgccagcggaacccctag